The following are encoded in a window of Cupriavidus oxalaticus genomic DNA:
- a CDS encoding glutamate synthase subunit beta: MGKATGFLEFPRQNEGYEPVVKRVKHYKEFVFALSDSEAKIQGARCMDCGIPFCNNGCPVNNIIPDFNDLVYRQDWKSAIEVLHQTNNFPEFTGRICPAPCEAACTLGINELPVGIKSIEHAIIDKAWEEGWVKPQLPRHKTGKTVAVVGSGPAGMAAAQQLARAGHDVTVFEKNDRIGGLLRYGIPDFKMEKSLIDRRMEQMQAEGVTFRAGVMVTDGELPAGIKNYARETISAQALMDQFDAVVLAGGSEVPRDLPVPGRDLDGIHFALEMLIPQNKEVAGDGANDIRAEGKNVIVIGGGDTGSDCVGTSNRHGATSVTQFELLPQPPEEENKPLVWPYWPIKLRTSSSHDEGCERDWSVATKEFIGENGKVTALKACRVEWKDGRMQEVEGSEFILPADLVLLAMGFTNPVGSMLEAFGVDTDARRNAKAATEGERAYHTNVPKVFAAGDVRRGQSLVVWAIREGRQAARSVDAFLMGHTDLPR; this comes from the coding sequence ATGGGTAAGGCGACTGGCTTTCTCGAATTTCCGCGCCAGAATGAGGGCTACGAACCGGTAGTCAAGCGCGTGAAGCACTACAAGGAATTCGTGTTCGCGCTGTCCGACAGCGAAGCGAAGATCCAGGGTGCGCGCTGCATGGACTGCGGCATCCCGTTCTGCAACAACGGCTGCCCGGTCAACAACATCATCCCCGACTTCAACGACCTGGTGTACCGCCAGGACTGGAAGTCGGCGATCGAGGTGCTGCACCAGACCAACAACTTCCCCGAGTTCACCGGCCGCATCTGCCCGGCACCGTGCGAGGCCGCCTGCACGCTGGGCATCAACGAGCTGCCCGTGGGCATCAAGTCGATCGAGCACGCCATCATCGACAAGGCCTGGGAAGAAGGCTGGGTCAAACCGCAACTGCCGCGCCACAAGACCGGCAAGACCGTCGCCGTGGTCGGCTCCGGCCCCGCCGGCATGGCTGCCGCGCAACAGCTGGCACGCGCCGGCCATGACGTGACCGTGTTCGAGAAGAACGACCGCATCGGCGGCCTGCTGCGCTACGGCATCCCCGACTTCAAGATGGAGAAGTCGCTGATCGACCGCCGCATGGAACAGATGCAGGCCGAAGGCGTGACCTTCCGCGCCGGCGTGATGGTGACCGACGGCGAACTGCCGGCCGGCATCAAGAACTATGCGCGTGAAACCATCTCGGCCCAGGCCCTGATGGACCAGTTCGACGCCGTGGTGCTGGCGGGCGGCTCGGAAGTGCCGCGCGACCTGCCGGTGCCGGGCCGCGACCTGGACGGCATCCACTTCGCGCTGGAAATGCTGATTCCGCAGAACAAGGAAGTGGCTGGCGATGGCGCCAACGACATCCGCGCCGAAGGCAAGAACGTGATCGTGATCGGTGGCGGCGATACGGGCTCCGACTGCGTGGGCACGTCCAACCGCCACGGCGCCACCTCGGTGACCCAGTTCGAACTGCTGCCGCAGCCGCCGGAGGAAGAGAACAAGCCGCTGGTGTGGCCGTACTGGCCGATCAAGCTGCGCACCTCGTCGTCGCACGATGAAGGCTGCGAGCGCGACTGGTCGGTCGCCACCAAGGAATTCATCGGCGAGAACGGCAAGGTCACCGCGCTGAAGGCCTGCCGCGTCGAATGGAAGGATGGCCGCATGCAGGAAGTGGAAGGCAGCGAGTTCATCCTGCCGGCCGACCTGGTGCTGCTGGCGATGGGCTTCACCAACCCGGTGGGCTCGATGCTGGAAGCCTTCGGCGTCGATACCGATGCGCGCAGGAACGCCAAGGCCGCTACCGAAGGCGAGCGCGCCTACCACACCAACGTGCCCAAGGTGTTCGCCGCCGGCGACGTGCGCCGTGGCCAGTCGCTGGTGGTGTGGGCCATCCGCGAAGGCCGGCAGGCCGCGCGTTCGGTCGATGCGTTCCTGATGGGGCATACCGACCTGCCGCGCTGA
- a CDS encoding GNAT family N-acetyltransferase: protein MTRFPLRPMAAADLPAVLAVQAACYAEVLLESRDALASRLALSPTTCWVADDPHRPGTLAAYLFTHAWPETSLPPLDGVLDGVLDDGWQQAPAPLTWFVHDMAVAPAGRGGGLAARLYAAAQAAAVAAGLKHSRLIAVQSAAPWWRRLGYAPVAAETASQHADKLADYGAAAVLMERSLTS, encoded by the coding sequence ATGACGAGGTTTCCCCTACGGCCCATGGCGGCCGCCGACCTGCCTGCCGTGCTGGCCGTGCAGGCCGCCTGCTATGCCGAAGTGCTGCTGGAAAGCCGCGACGCGCTGGCCAGCCGGCTGGCGCTCTCCCCCACCACCTGCTGGGTCGCCGACGATCCGCACCGGCCCGGCACCCTGGCCGCCTACCTGTTCACCCATGCCTGGCCGGAGACCAGCCTGCCGCCGCTCGATGGCGTGCTCGATGGCGTGCTCGACGACGGCTGGCAGCAGGCGCCGGCGCCCCTGACCTGGTTTGTCCACGACATGGCCGTGGCGCCGGCCGGGCGCGGCGGCGGGCTGGCGGCACGCCTGTACGCGGCAGCGCAGGCGGCCGCGGTGGCGGCCGGACTGAAGCATTCGCGGCTGATTGCCGTACAGTCGGCGGCGCCCTGGTGGCGCAGGCTCGGGTACGCACCGGTGGCGGCGGAGACCGCGTCGCAACACGCCGACAAGCTGGCGGACTATGGTGCCGCCGCGGTCCTGATGGAAAGGTCGCTGACCAGTTGA
- a CDS encoding Bug family tripartite tricarboxylate transporter substrate binding protein has protein sequence MTEVRNMPHLWRGKVKFASWPSAWTVLGRWLPPLVCLYALGCATAALAVPATPAVTGPQLVRSMSFPNRPMRLIVPFPAGGVADAVARLLAERLSARLGVQMEVDNRPGAAGTTAGDVVAKASSDGHTLLFHQANMLIQPGLEPVPYDVVRDFTPVARVATTPLFLVIDARLPMRTPEQWMTAVKSNPGSYSYGYGQPGSPSHLYAEYAVRGIRNGVPLVTAKGEAAVVQEMLAGRISACFCSFAAVQSQVRSGGLRLIGVTGMARSPLAPLVPTLQESGLEGYAASAWFGVMAPAKTPRAIVSRLAVELDTVMAEREVRSRLQAAGLTTLRDSPEAFATAIRSESFQWQVILRDVSHVQEP, from the coding sequence ATGACCGAAGTGCGCAATATGCCGCACCTTTGGCGAGGTAAAGTGAAGTTTGCGTCGTGGCCGTCTGCATGGACGGTGCTCGGACGCTGGCTCCCGCCTCTCGTGTGCCTGTATGCCCTGGGCTGTGCCACGGCCGCCCTCGCCGTGCCCGCGACGCCCGCTGTAACCGGGCCACAGCTGGTACGCAGCATGTCGTTCCCGAACCGGCCGATGCGCCTGATCGTGCCGTTCCCGGCCGGCGGCGTGGCCGACGCGGTCGCCCGCCTGCTGGCCGAGCGCCTGTCGGCGCGGCTGGGCGTGCAGATGGAGGTCGACAACCGCCCCGGCGCAGCCGGCACCACTGCCGGCGATGTCGTCGCCAAGGCCAGCTCGGACGGCCATACGCTGCTGTTCCACCAGGCCAATATGCTGATCCAGCCTGGGCTGGAGCCGGTGCCATACGACGTCGTGCGCGATTTCACGCCGGTGGCGCGGGTCGCCACCACGCCGCTGTTCCTGGTGATCGACGCCCGGCTGCCGATGCGTACGCCGGAGCAATGGATGACCGCGGTGAAATCCAACCCGGGCTCCTACAGCTACGGCTACGGCCAGCCGGGCAGCCCGTCCCACCTGTACGCCGAGTACGCCGTGCGTGGCATCCGCAACGGCGTGCCGCTGGTCACCGCCAAGGGCGAGGCCGCGGTGGTCCAGGAGATGCTCGCCGGCCGCATCAGTGCCTGCTTCTGTTCGTTTGCCGCGGTGCAGAGCCAGGTCCGCAGCGGCGGGCTGCGGCTGATCGGCGTGACCGGCATGGCCCGCTCGCCGCTGGCGCCGCTGGTGCCGACGCTGCAGGAGTCGGGGCTGGAGGGATACGCGGCGTCGGCCTGGTTTGGCGTGATGGCACCCGCCAAGACGCCGCGGGCGATCGTTTCGCGGTTGGCAGTCGAACTCGATACGGTGATGGCCGAGCGCGAGGTGCGCTCCCGGCTGCAGGCGGCCGGATTGACGACGCTGCGCGATTCGCCGGAGGCCTTCGCCACGGCCATCCGCTCGGAATCGTTCCAATGGCAGGTGATCCTGCGGGACGTCAGCCACGTGCAGGAACCCTGA
- a CDS encoding ABC transporter ATP-binding protein gives MTDPAQNLVELNAVDFAYAAHGKPILSGLTMQFPRGKVIAVMGGSGCGKTTVLRLIGGQVRPQAGTVRFDGTDIHQLDTRGLYAVRRQMGMLFQFGALFTDLSVFDNVAFPLCEHTDLPDSMIRDLVLMKLNAVGLRGARDLMPSQISGGMARRVALARAISLDPALLMYDEPFAGLDPISLGLTARLIRSLNDALGATTIIVSHDVHETFQIADYVYFIADGRIAAQGEPAALRASTDPFVHQFVHAEADGPVPFHYPGPSLAEDFAGGAR, from the coding sequence GTGACCGACCCTGCTCAAAACCTCGTCGAACTGAATGCGGTGGATTTCGCTTATGCGGCCCACGGCAAGCCCATCCTGTCCGGCCTCACCATGCAATTCCCGCGTGGCAAGGTGATCGCGGTCATGGGCGGTTCGGGGTGCGGCAAGACCACGGTGCTGCGGCTGATCGGGGGCCAGGTGCGCCCCCAGGCGGGCACGGTGCGCTTCGATGGCACCGATATCCACCAGCTCGATACCCGCGGCCTGTATGCGGTGCGGCGCCAGATGGGCATGCTGTTCCAGTTCGGCGCGCTGTTTACCGATTTGTCGGTCTTCGACAATGTGGCCTTCCCGCTGTGCGAGCATACCGACCTGCCGGATTCGATGATCCGCGACCTAGTGCTGATGAAGCTGAACGCGGTCGGCCTGCGCGGTGCGCGCGACCTGATGCCGTCGCAGATCTCGGGCGGCATGGCGCGGCGCGTGGCGCTGGCGCGCGCGATCTCGCTCGATCCCGCGCTGCTGATGTATGACGAGCCCTTCGCCGGCCTCGACCCGATCTCGCTCGGCCTGACCGCCCGCCTGATCCGCAGCCTGAACGACGCGCTCGGCGCGACCACGATCATCGTCTCGCATGACGTGCACGAGACCTTCCAGATCGCCGACTACGTGTATTTCATTGCCGACGGGCGCATCGCCGCGCAGGGCGAGCCCGCGGCATTGCGCGCCTCCACCGACCCGTTCGTGCATCAGTTCGTCCACGCCGAGGCCGACGGACCGGTGCCGTTCCACTACCCGGGACCGTCGCTGGCCGAGGACTTTGCCGGAGGTGCGCGATGA